From Pan paniscus chromosome 9, NHGRI_mPanPan1-v2.0_pri, whole genome shotgun sequence, the proteins below share one genomic window:
- the TRIM77 gene encoding tripartite motif-containing protein 77 isoform X2 gives MASAITQCSTSELTCSICTDYLTDPVIICCGHRFCSPCLCLLWEDTLTPNCCPVCREISQQMYFKRIIFAEKQVIPTRESVPCQLSSSAMLICRRHQEIKNLICETDRSLLCFLCSQSPRHATHKHYMTKEADEYYRKKLLIQMKSIWKKKQKNQRNLNRETNIIGTWEDLGDVMKRNEFLRLAMPQPVNPQLSAWTITGVSERLNFFRVYITLDRKICSNHKLLFEDLRHLQCSLDDTDMSCNPTSTQYTSSWGAQILSSGKHYWEVDVKDSCNWVIGLCREAWTKRNDMRLDSEGIFLLLCLKVDDHFSLFSTSPLLPHYIPRPQGWLGVFLDYECGIVSFVNVAQSSLICSFLSRIFYFPLRPFICHGSK, from the exons ATGGCTTCTGCTATCACGCAGTGTTCTACCAGTGAGCTCACCTGCTCGATCTGCACAGACTATTTGACAGACCCTGTCATCATTTGTTGTGGGCACAGATTTTGTAGTCCCTGTCTCTGCCTCTTGTGGGAAGATACACTAACTCCTAATTGCTGCCCTGTGTGCAGGGAAATATCACAGCAAATGTACTTCAAACGCATTATTTTTGCTGAGAAACAAGTTATTCCTACAAGAGAATCAGTCCCCTGCCAGTTATCAAGCTCTGCCATGCTGATCTGTAGGAGACACCAGGAAATCAAGAACCTCATCTGTGAAACTGATAGGAGCCTGCTGTGTTTTCTCTGCTCTCAATCCCCAAGGCATGCTACTCACAAACACTATATGACAAAGGAGGCTGATGAATACTATAGG aagaaACTCCTGATTCAAATGAagtccatctggaaaaaaaaacagaaaaatcaaagaaatctaAACAGAGAGACCAACATAATCGGAACATGGGAA GATTTGGGAGACGTAATGAAAAG GAATGAGTTTCTGAGGCTGGCCATGCCTCAGCCTGTGAACCCACAGCTCAGTGCATGGACCATCACTGGGGTGTCAGAAAGGCTTAACTTCTTCAGAG TGTATATCACCTTGGATCGTAAGATATGCAGTAATCACAAGCTTCTGTTCGAAGACCTAAGGCATTTGCAGTGCAGCCTTGATGATACAGACATGTCCTGTAATCCAACAAGTACACAGTATACTTCTTCATGGGGAGCACAGATCCTCAGCTCTGGCAAACATTACTGGGAGGTGGATGTGAAAGACTCTTGTAATTGGGTTATAGGACTTTGCAGAGAAGCCTGGACAAAGAGGAATGACATGCGACTTGACTCTGAGGGTATCTTTCTACTCCTGTGTCTTAAAGTGGATGACCATTTCAGTCTCTTCTCTACCTCCCCACTGTTACCTCACTATATTCCAAGGCCCCAAGGCTGGCTAGGGGTGTTCCTGGATTATGAATGTGGGATAGTGAGCTTTGTTAATGTTGCCCAAAGTTCCCTCATTTGTAGTTTCCTCTCACGCATCTTCTATTTTCCTCTCAGACCTTTCATTTGCCACGGATCTAAATAA
- the TRIM77 gene encoding tripartite motif-containing protein 77 isoform X1, translating to MASAITQCSTSELTCSICTDYLTDPVIICCGHRFCSPCLCLLWEDTLTPNCCPVCREISQQMYFKRIIFAEKQVIPTRESVPCQLSSSAMLICRRHQEIKNLICETDRSLLCFLCSQSPRHATHKHYMTKEADEYYRKKLLIQMKSIWKKKQKNQRNLNRETNIIGTWEVFINLRSMMISAEYPKVCQYLREEEQKHVESLAREGRIVFQQLKRSQTRMAKMGILLREMYEKLKEMSCKADVNLPQDLGDVMKRNEFLRLAMPQPVNPQLSAWTITGVSERLNFFRVYITLDRKICSNHKLLFEDLRHLQCSLDDTDMSCNPTSTQYTSSWGAQILSSGKHYWEVDVKDSCNWVIGLCREAWTKRNDMRLDSEGIFLLLCLKVDDHFSLFSTSPLLPHYIPRPQGWLGVFLDYECGIVSFVNVAQSSLICSFLSRIFYFPLRPFICHGSK from the exons ATGGCTTCTGCTATCACGCAGTGTTCTACCAGTGAGCTCACCTGCTCGATCTGCACAGACTATTTGACAGACCCTGTCATCATTTGTTGTGGGCACAGATTTTGTAGTCCCTGTCTCTGCCTCTTGTGGGAAGATACACTAACTCCTAATTGCTGCCCTGTGTGCAGGGAAATATCACAGCAAATGTACTTCAAACGCATTATTTTTGCTGAGAAACAAGTTATTCCTACAAGAGAATCAGTCCCCTGCCAGTTATCAAGCTCTGCCATGCTGATCTGTAGGAGACACCAGGAAATCAAGAACCTCATCTGTGAAACTGATAGGAGCCTGCTGTGTTTTCTCTGCTCTCAATCCCCAAGGCATGCTACTCACAAACACTATATGACAAAGGAGGCTGATGAATACTATAGG aagaaACTCCTGATTCAAATGAagtccatctggaaaaaaaaacagaaaaatcaaagaaatctaAACAGAGAGACCAACATAATCGGAACATGGGAA GTTTTTATAAATTTGCGGAGCATGATGATCAGCGCTGAATATCCTAAGGTGTGTCAATACCTCCGTGAAGAAGAGCAAAAGCACGTAGAGAGCCTGGCAAGAGAAGGCAGGATAGTTTTTCAGCAACTCAAGAGAAGTCAAACTAGAATGGCTAAGATGGGTATACTCCTGAGAGAAATGTATGAGAAACTGAAGGAAATGAGCTGTAAAGCAGATGTGAACCTGCCTCAG GATTTGGGAGACGTAATGAAAAG GAATGAGTTTCTGAGGCTGGCCATGCCTCAGCCTGTGAACCCACAGCTCAGTGCATGGACCATCACTGGGGTGTCAGAAAGGCTTAACTTCTTCAGAG TGTATATCACCTTGGATCGTAAGATATGCAGTAATCACAAGCTTCTGTTCGAAGACCTAAGGCATTTGCAGTGCAGCCTTGATGATACAGACATGTCCTGTAATCCAACAAGTACACAGTATACTTCTTCATGGGGAGCACAGATCCTCAGCTCTGGCAAACATTACTGGGAGGTGGATGTGAAAGACTCTTGTAATTGGGTTATAGGACTTTGCAGAGAAGCCTGGACAAAGAGGAATGACATGCGACTTGACTCTGAGGGTATCTTTCTACTCCTGTGTCTTAAAGTGGATGACCATTTCAGTCTCTTCTCTACCTCCCCACTGTTACCTCACTATATTCCAAGGCCCCAAGGCTGGCTAGGGGTGTTCCTGGATTATGAATGTGGGATAGTGAGCTTTGTTAATGTTGCCCAAAGTTCCCTCATTTGTAGTTTCCTCTCACGCATCTTCTATTTTCCTCTCAGACCTTTCATTTGCCACGGATCTAAATAA